The Symphalangus syndactylus isolate Jambi chromosome 8, NHGRI_mSymSyn1-v2.1_pri, whole genome shotgun sequence genome includes a window with the following:
- the AP5M1 gene encoding AP-5 complex subunit mu-1 isoform X3, giving the protein MAQRAVWLISHEPGTPLCGTVRFSRRYPTVEKRARVFNGASYVPVPEDGPFLKALLFELRLLDDDKDFVESRDSCSRINKTSVYGLLIGGEELWPVVAFLKNDMIYACVPLVEQTLSPRPPLISISGVSQGFEFLFGIQDFLYSGQKNDSELNTKLSQLPDLLLQACPFGTLLDANLQNSLDNTNFASVTQPQKQPAWKTGTYKGKPQVSISITEKVKSMQYDKQGVADTWQVVGTVTCKCDLEGIMPNVTISLSLPTNGSPLQDILVHPCVTSLDSAILTSSSIDAMDDSAFSGPYKFPFTPPLESFNLCYYTSQVPVPPILGFYQMKEEEVQLRITINLKLHESVKNNFEFCEAHIPFYNRGPITHLEYKTSFGQLEVFREKSLLIWIIGQKFPKSMEISLSGTVTFGAKSHEKQPFDPICIGQTAYLKLHFRILDYTLTGCYADQHSVQVFASGKPKISAHRKLISSDYYIWNSKAPAPVTYGSLLL; this is encoded by the exons ATGGCGCAGCGGGCGGTGTGGCTCATAAGCCACGAACCGGGAACTCCACTTTGTGGCACCGTGAGATTCTCCAG ACGGTATCCAACTGTTGAAAAACGAGCCAGAGTCTTCAATGGAGCAAGTTACGTGCCTGTTCCCGAAGACGGTCCCTTTCTTAAAGCACTGCTCTTTGAGCTTAGATTATTGGATGATGATAAAGACTTTGTTGAGAGTCGTGATAGCTGTTCACGCATCAATAAAACATCCGTTTATGGACTCCTGATAGGAGGTGAAGAACTCTGGCCAGTTGTTGCTTTTCTGAAGAATGACATGATATATGCCTGTGTTCCACTAGTTGAACAAACTCTCTCACCTCGACCACCATTAATTAGTATTAGTGGAGTTTCACAAGGCTTTGAATTTCTTTTTGGGATACAGGATTTTCTTTATTCAGGTCAAAAAAATGACTCTGAGCTAAATACAAAATTGAGCCAGTTGCCTGACTTGCTTCTGCAGGCTTGTCCATTTGGTACTTTATTAGATGCCAACTTACAGAATTCATTAGATAATACCAACTTTGCATCTGTGACTCAGCCACAAAAACAGCCAGCTTGGAAAACTGGAACGTACAAAGGAAAACCACAAGTTTCTATTTCTATCACTGAAAAGGTAAAATCCATGCAATATGATAAACAGGGTGTAGCGGATACATGGCAAGTTGTTGGAACAGTGACTTGCAAG TGTGATTTGGAAGGAATCATGCCAAATGTTACCATCAGCTTGAGTCTCCCCACCAATGGATCTCCACTTCAGGATATTCTAGTTCATCCTTGTGTAACTTCTCTTGACTCTGCAATTCTGACTTCTAGTAGTATTGATGCAATGGATGACTCTGCATTTAGTGGGCCTTACAAATTTCCATTCACTCCACCTTTAGAGTCATTCAACTTATGCTACTACACTTCCCAG gTCCCTGTCCCACCAATTTTGGGTTTTTATCAAATGAAGGAGGAAGAAGTACAACTAAGAATAACCATTAATTTAAAACTTCATGAaagtgtgaaaaataattttgaattctgTGAAGCCCATATACCTTTTTACAATAG AGGTCCAATTACACATTTGGAATACAAAACTAGTTTTGGCCAGCTCGAAGTATTTCGAGAGAAAAGCTTATTGATCTGGATTATTG GCCAGAAGTTCCCCAAATCAATGGAAATTAGTCTTTCTGGAACTGTAACTTTTGGAGCCAAGAGCCATGAGAAGCAGCCATTTGACCCAATTTGTATTGGACAAACAGCATATTTAAAG CTTCATTTTAGGATCTTAGATTACACACTTACTGGATGTTATGCAGATCAGCATTCAGTTCAAGTTTTTGCATCAGGAAAACCAAAAATAAGTGCAC accGGAAACTAATTTCTTCTGATTATTACATCTGGAATTCTAAAGCCCCTGCTCCAGTAACATATGGATCATTATTATTGTAA
- the AP5M1 gene encoding AP-5 complex subunit mu-1 isoform X1, with translation MKRSRKACQLPPGAARAAPIVTASYAGSGTARAREVVGRGERRKPAADEPKKRSTLCLRKFDPGGPPFRKWNLEEESTGVAGDRRYPTVEKRARVFNGASYVPVPEDGPFLKALLFELRLLDDDKDFVESRDSCSRINKTSVYGLLIGGEELWPVVAFLKNDMIYACVPLVEQTLSPRPPLISISGVSQGFEFLFGIQDFLYSGQKNDSELNTKLSQLPDLLLQACPFGTLLDANLQNSLDNTNFASVTQPQKQPAWKTGTYKGKPQVSISITEKVKSMQYDKQGVADTWQVVGTVTCKCDLEGIMPNVTISLSLPTNGSPLQDILVHPCVTSLDSAILTSSSIDAMDDSAFSGPYKFPFTPPLESFNLCYYTSQVPVPPILGFYQMKEEEVQLRITINLKLHESVKNNFEFCEAHIPFYNRGPITHLEYKTSFGQLEVFREKSLLIWIIGQKFPKSMEISLSGTVTFGAKSHEKQPFDPICIGQTAYLKLHFRILDYTLTGCYADQHSVQVFASGKPKISAHRKLISSDYYIWNSKAPAPVTYGSLLL, from the exons ATGAAGCGAAGCCGCAAAGCCTGTCAGCTGCCTCCTGGCGCCGCCCGCGCTGCTCCCATTGTCACCGCCTCATACGCCGGAAGTGGAACTGCGCGCGCCAGGGAGGTTGTCGGGAGGGGGGAGCGAAGAAAACCAGCGGCGGACGAACCGAAAAAACGCTCGACGCTGTGTTTGAGGAAGTTTGATCCTGGCGGGCCACCATTCCGGAAGTGGAATTTAGAGGAAGAAAGTACCGGAGTTGCAGGGGATAG ACGGTATCCAACTGTTGAAAAACGAGCCAGAGTCTTCAATGGAGCAAGTTACGTGCCTGTTCCCGAAGACGGTCCCTTTCTTAAAGCACTGCTCTTTGAGCTTAGATTATTGGATGATGATAAAGACTTTGTTGAGAGTCGTGATAGCTGTTCACGCATCAATAAAACATCCGTTTATGGACTCCTGATAGGAGGTGAAGAACTCTGGCCAGTTGTTGCTTTTCTGAAGAATGACATGATATATGCCTGTGTTCCACTAGTTGAACAAACTCTCTCACCTCGACCACCATTAATTAGTATTAGTGGAGTTTCACAAGGCTTTGAATTTCTTTTTGGGATACAGGATTTTCTTTATTCAGGTCAAAAAAATGACTCTGAGCTAAATACAAAATTGAGCCAGTTGCCTGACTTGCTTCTGCAGGCTTGTCCATTTGGTACTTTATTAGATGCCAACTTACAGAATTCATTAGATAATACCAACTTTGCATCTGTGACTCAGCCACAAAAACAGCCAGCTTGGAAAACTGGAACGTACAAAGGAAAACCACAAGTTTCTATTTCTATCACTGAAAAGGTAAAATCCATGCAATATGATAAACAGGGTGTAGCGGATACATGGCAAGTTGTTGGAACAGTGACTTGCAAG TGTGATTTGGAAGGAATCATGCCAAATGTTACCATCAGCTTGAGTCTCCCCACCAATGGATCTCCACTTCAGGATATTCTAGTTCATCCTTGTGTAACTTCTCTTGACTCTGCAATTCTGACTTCTAGTAGTATTGATGCAATGGATGACTCTGCATTTAGTGGGCCTTACAAATTTCCATTCACTCCACCTTTAGAGTCATTCAACTTATGCTACTACACTTCCCAG gTCCCTGTCCCACCAATTTTGGGTTTTTATCAAATGAAGGAGGAAGAAGTACAACTAAGAATAACCATTAATTTAAAACTTCATGAaagtgtgaaaaataattttgaattctgTGAAGCCCATATACCTTTTTACAATAG AGGTCCAATTACACATTTGGAATACAAAACTAGTTTTGGCCAGCTCGAAGTATTTCGAGAGAAAAGCTTATTGATCTGGATTATTG GCCAGAAGTTCCCCAAATCAATGGAAATTAGTCTTTCTGGAACTGTAACTTTTGGAGCCAAGAGCCATGAGAAGCAGCCATTTGACCCAATTTGTATTGGACAAACAGCATATTTAAAG CTTCATTTTAGGATCTTAGATTACACACTTACTGGATGTTATGCAGATCAGCATTCAGTTCAAGTTTTTGCATCAGGAAAACCAAAAATAAGTGCAC accGGAAACTAATTTCTTCTGATTATTACATCTGGAATTCTAAAGCCCCTGCTCCAGTAACATATGGATCATTATTATTGTAA
- the AP5M1 gene encoding AP-5 complex subunit mu-1 isoform X2, whose translation MAFTCYAMPLLVCYLILPLSQSRKCIRIRYPTVEKRARVFNGASYVPVPEDGPFLKALLFELRLLDDDKDFVESRDSCSRINKTSVYGLLIGGEELWPVVAFLKNDMIYACVPLVEQTLSPRPPLISISGVSQGFEFLFGIQDFLYSGQKNDSELNTKLSQLPDLLLQACPFGTLLDANLQNSLDNTNFASVTQPQKQPAWKTGTYKGKPQVSISITEKVKSMQYDKQGVADTWQVVGTVTCKCDLEGIMPNVTISLSLPTNGSPLQDILVHPCVTSLDSAILTSSSIDAMDDSAFSGPYKFPFTPPLESFNLCYYTSQVPVPPILGFYQMKEEEVQLRITINLKLHESVKNNFEFCEAHIPFYNRGPITHLEYKTSFGQLEVFREKSLLIWIIGQKFPKSMEISLSGTVTFGAKSHEKQPFDPICIGQTAYLKLHFRILDYTLTGCYADQHSVQVFASGKPKISAHRKLISSDYYIWNSKAPAPVTYGSLLL comes from the exons atggcatttaCCTGCTATGCCATGCCATTACTGGTGTGCTACCTGATTCTTCCCCTTTCTCAATCAAGAAAATGCATCAGAAT ACGGTATCCAACTGTTGAAAAACGAGCCAGAGTCTTCAATGGAGCAAGTTACGTGCCTGTTCCCGAAGACGGTCCCTTTCTTAAAGCACTGCTCTTTGAGCTTAGATTATTGGATGATGATAAAGACTTTGTTGAGAGTCGTGATAGCTGTTCACGCATCAATAAAACATCCGTTTATGGACTCCTGATAGGAGGTGAAGAACTCTGGCCAGTTGTTGCTTTTCTGAAGAATGACATGATATATGCCTGTGTTCCACTAGTTGAACAAACTCTCTCACCTCGACCACCATTAATTAGTATTAGTGGAGTTTCACAAGGCTTTGAATTTCTTTTTGGGATACAGGATTTTCTTTATTCAGGTCAAAAAAATGACTCTGAGCTAAATACAAAATTGAGCCAGTTGCCTGACTTGCTTCTGCAGGCTTGTCCATTTGGTACTTTATTAGATGCCAACTTACAGAATTCATTAGATAATACCAACTTTGCATCTGTGACTCAGCCACAAAAACAGCCAGCTTGGAAAACTGGAACGTACAAAGGAAAACCACAAGTTTCTATTTCTATCACTGAAAAGGTAAAATCCATGCAATATGATAAACAGGGTGTAGCGGATACATGGCAAGTTGTTGGAACAGTGACTTGCAAG TGTGATTTGGAAGGAATCATGCCAAATGTTACCATCAGCTTGAGTCTCCCCACCAATGGATCTCCACTTCAGGATATTCTAGTTCATCCTTGTGTAACTTCTCTTGACTCTGCAATTCTGACTTCTAGTAGTATTGATGCAATGGATGACTCTGCATTTAGTGGGCCTTACAAATTTCCATTCACTCCACCTTTAGAGTCATTCAACTTATGCTACTACACTTCCCAG gTCCCTGTCCCACCAATTTTGGGTTTTTATCAAATGAAGGAGGAAGAAGTACAACTAAGAATAACCATTAATTTAAAACTTCATGAaagtgtgaaaaataattttgaattctgTGAAGCCCATATACCTTTTTACAATAG AGGTCCAATTACACATTTGGAATACAAAACTAGTTTTGGCCAGCTCGAAGTATTTCGAGAGAAAAGCTTATTGATCTGGATTATTG GCCAGAAGTTCCCCAAATCAATGGAAATTAGTCTTTCTGGAACTGTAACTTTTGGAGCCAAGAGCCATGAGAAGCAGCCATTTGACCCAATTTGTATTGGACAAACAGCATATTTAAAG CTTCATTTTAGGATCTTAGATTACACACTTACTGGATGTTATGCAGATCAGCATTCAGTTCAAGTTTTTGCATCAGGAAAACCAAAAATAAGTGCAC accGGAAACTAATTTCTTCTGATTATTACATCTGGAATTCTAAAGCCCCTGCTCCAGTAACATATGGATCATTATTATTGTAA